One window of Strix aluco isolate bStrAlu1 chromosome 24, bStrAlu1.hap1, whole genome shotgun sequence genomic DNA carries:
- the PNPO gene encoding pyridoxine-5'-phosphate oxidase, which translates to MDLGPLRKSYRGDAEAFEEQHLASRDPIQQFRVWFEEAVGCPAIGEANAMCLATCTRDGKPSARMVLLKGFGQDGFRFFTNHESRKGKELDANPFASLVFYWEPLNRQVRIEGSVKRLPEEESERYFHSRPKSSQIGAVVSRQSTVIPDREYLRKKNMELEERYRETAVPKPAYWGGYILQPDVVEFWQGQTNRLHDRIVFRRLRDGSAPLGDMTHRGEEASGSSNASPVRLLVSLAAFARSEYHLCQTCPPLCPGNRAGLALPFPGRHVLVGGSGPAPETLVSLRFPWGGREPQVGPQRPAAPPRQHVGSDRWWLINHVNDCGGTKKDPSEPPARVLPLPVPRVSARTVQRAPSVP; encoded by the exons ATGGACCTGGGGCCGCTGCGGAAGAGCTACCGGGGGGACGCGGag gcCTTCGAGGAGCAGCACTTGGCTTCCCGCGACCCCATCCAGCAGTTCAGGGTCTGGTTCGAGGAGGCCGTGGGTTGCCCGGCCATCGGCGAGGCAAACGCCATGTGCTTGGCCACCTGCACCAG GGATGGGAAGCCCTCGGCCCGCATGGTGCTGCTGAAGGGCTTTGGGCAGGACGGCTTCCGCTTCTTCACCAACCACGAGAGCCGCAAGGGGAAGGAGCTG GACGCCAATCCCTTCGCTTCGCTCGTCTTTTACTGGGAACCCCTCAACCGGCAG GTCCGGATCGAGGGCTCGGTGAAGCGGCTGCCAGAGGAGGAATCGGAGCGGTACTTCCACTCCCGCCCCAAAAGCAGCCAGATCGGGGCCGTCGTCAGCCGGCAGAGCACCGTCATTCCGGACAGGGAG TATTTAAGGAAGAAGAACATGGAGCTGGAGGAGCGGTACAGGGAGACGGCGGTGCCCAAGCCGGCATACTG GGGGGGCTACATCCTGCAGCCAGACGTTGTGGAGTTCTGGCAGGGCCAAACCAACCGCCTGCACGACCGCATCGTCTTCCGCCGCCTGCGGGATGGCTCGGCCCCCCTGGGAGACATGACGCACCGGGGAGAGGAGGCGAGTGGGTCTTCGAACGCTTCGCCCGTGAGGCTGCTGGTGTCTCTGGCTGCATTCGCCCGATCGGAGTATCACCTGTGCCAAACCTGTCCCCCATTGTGCCCGGGAAACAGGGCTGGTCTCGCTCTGCCCTTCCCCGGGAGACACGTGCTGGTGGGGGGCTCCGGTCCAGCCCCAGAGACCCTCGTCTCCCTTCGCTTCCCGTGGGGTGGGCGAGAGCCGCAGGTGGGTCCCCAGAGACCAGCTGCTCCCCCTCGCCAGCACGTGGGGAGCGACCGCTGGTGGTTAATTAATCACGTGAATGATTGTGGAGGGACCAAGAAAGACCCCAGCGAACCCCCTGCCCGTGTCCTGCCGCTGCCGGTGCCTCGTGTTTCAGCTAGAACCGTGCAGCGTGCCCCGTCTGTGCCATAA
- the LOC141934055 gene encoding uncharacterized protein LOC141934055 — protein sequence MADGGAEPWDEDEHWGGQDPAAPQPPTPSPGHGRALLLAEDITARKRPRLCSGSQASPSHPRGPESPWELGGAEGGWGPRAGRVTGLYARLLRELEVEVAELQRALAARDEAVLHRDRRIRQLELENRQLRSHVRSLEEENDLLSSGGGCGGPLATAATTATATRTLLAAGTGCIGNGSGRAGCPRCGLRRGRSLLGGAGTDEGVSDSNIQFLKGLVGLLESDATAQVGGLQPFSSPSPGEQGCAPADVPRSPLAWQLQAELPSGFPPCLGTEEGAGSPAVLTDTACLWEESGGDTLPDGTPLWASPVEENGRPKLELVPNSGVYITHPQLDDLSQVSTTKPKLMTRRLLDYFFSRETLARSSATGQRIAHNNTTMERPLRLPVAVVNAIKEYVTKMCGRGCNFNAVINSKCGTSRRAVKKMVVKME from the exons ATGGCCGATGGCGGGGCCGAGCCCTGGGACGAGGACGAGCACTGGGGGGGCCAGGACcccgcagccccgcagccccccacaCCCAGCCCGGGCCACGGCAG GGCCCTCCTGCTCGCTGAGGACATCACAGCCAGGAAGAGACCCCGGCTGTGCTCAGGGTCCCAGGCCAGCCCCAGCCACCCGCGGGGACCGGAGAGCccctgggagctggggggtgccgaggggggctgggggccgcggGCGGGCAGGGTGACGGGGCTGTACGCCCGACTGCTGCGGGAGCTGGAGGTGGAGGTGGCGGAGCTGCAGCGGGCGCTGGCAGCCCGGGACGAGGCCGTCCTGCACCGTGACCGCCGTATccggcagctggagctggagaacCGGCAGCTCCGGAGCCACGTccgcagcctggaggaggagaacGACCTGCTCTCCTCCGGGGGTGGCTGCGGGGGACCTTTGGCCACCGCTGCCACCACTGCCACTGCCACCAGGACGCTGCTGGCGGCGGGCACCGGCTGCATTGGTAACGGCAGCGGGCGGGCGGGGTGTCCCCGCTGTGGGCTGCGAAGGGGACGCAGTTTGTTGGGTGGCGCTGGGACAGATGAGG GTGTCAGCGACAGCAACATCCAGTTCCTCAAGGGGCTCGTGGGGTTGCTGGAGAGTGATGCCACCGCGCAG gTTGGGGGGCTCCAGcccttctcctctcccagccctggggagcagggctgcgCCCCGGCCGATGTCCCACGGAGCCCCCTGgcctggcagctgcaggcagagctgcccagcGGCTTCCCCCCCTGCCTGGGCAcagaggagggagctggcagCCCGGCCGTGCTCACCGACACAGCCTGTCTCTGGGAGGAGAGCGGAGGGGACACGCTGCCTGATGGCACCCCGCTCTGGGCCTCACCTGTCGAG GAGAACGGGAGGCCCAAACTGGAGCTGGTCCCCAACTCGGGGGTCTACATCACCCACCCGCAGCTGGACGACCTCTCGCAGGTCTCCACCACCAAGCCCAAGCTCATGACCCGGCGGCTGCTCGATTACTTCTTCTCACGGGAGACGCTGGCCCGGTCCTCGGCCACGGGGCAACGCATCGCCCACAACAACACCACCATGGAGCGGCCCCTCCGCCTGCCCGTGGCCGTGGTCAACGCCATCAAAG AGTACGTCACCAAGATGTGCGGCCGCGGCTGCAACTTCAACGCCGTCATCAACAGCAAGTGCGGCACGTCCCGGCGGGCCGTCAAGAAGATGGTCGTGAAGATGGAGTGA
- the SP2 gene encoding transcription factor Sp2, whose amino-acid sequence MAATAAVSPSEYLQPAASTAQDSQPSPLALLAATCSKIGPPAVEAAVTPPAPPQPTPRKLVPIKPAPLPLGSGKNSFGILSSKGNLFQIQGSQVGTSYPGGQLVFAIQNPTVINKGTRSSTNIQYQTVPQIQAAGGQTIQVQPNLTNQIQIIPGTNQAIITPSSSSHKPVPIKPAPAQKGGASPVQGASNVVKLAGGSNVTLTLPVNNLVNAAEPATQAQILAESPSKPSKKTRKKAMSPAQPAAVAVAEQVETVLIETTAENIIQAGNNLLIVQSPGSGQPAVVQQVQVVQPKQESQVVQIPQQALRVVQAASATLPTVPQKSSQNFQIQTTETAPTQVYFKTPSGELQTVLVQEAPAMTVAPSGTSCSSPVSRNSGTGSGSSSTSSSSKKPATRKERTLPKIAPAGGIISLNAAQLAAAAQAMQTININGVQVQGVPVTITNTGGQQQLTVQNVSGNNLTISGLSPTQIQLQMEQALSGEIQPGEKRRRMACTCPNCKDGEKRPGDPGKKKHICHIPECGRTFRKTSLLRAHVRLHTGERPFVCNWVFCGKRFTRSDELQRHARTHTGDKRFECAQCQKRFMRSDHLTKHYKTHLVTKNL is encoded by the exons ATGGCTGCGACTGCTGCCGTCAGCCCCAGTGAATACCTGCAGCCGGCCGCCTCCACTGCCCAG GACTCGCAGCCGTCTCCTCTGGCCCTTCTCGCAGCCACATGTAGCAAAATCGGTCCCCCCGCCGTGGAAGCCGCCGTGactcctcctgcccctcctcagcCAACGCCTCGCAAACTCGTCCCCATCAAACCTGCTCCGCTCCCTCTGGGCTCCGGTAAGAACAGCTTTGGGATCCTGTCGTCGAAAGGGAACCTCTTCCAGATCCAGGGCTCTCAGGTCGGCACCTCCTACCCCGGGGGACAACTGGTTTTTGCCATTCAGAACCCAACTGTCATCAACAAGGGGACCCGCTCGTCCACCAACATCCAGTACCAGACGGTGCCCCAGATCCAGGCTGCGGGGGGACAGACCATCCAGGTCCAGCCCAACCTCACCAACCAGATCCAGATTATTCCAGGCACAAATCAAGCCATCAtcaccccttcctcttcctctcacaaGCCTGTGCCCATCAAACCGGCTCCGGCGCAGAAGGGTGGAGCTTCGCCGGTGCAGGGCGCGAGCAACGTGGTCAAGTTAGCCGGTGGCAGCAACGTGACTCTCACCCTGCCCGTCAATAACCTGGTGAACGCCGCTGAGCCGGCCACGCAGGCTCAGATCCTCGCAGAGAGCCCCTCAAAGCCCAGCAAAAAGACTCGAAAGAAAGCCATGTCACCCGCCCAGCCTGCtgccgtggccgtggccgagcAGGTGGAGACGGTGTTGATAGAGACCACGGCGGAGAACATCATCCAGGCGGGCAACAACCTGCTCATCGTGCAGAGCCCCGGCTCTGGGCAGCCGGCCGTGGTGCAGCAGGTGCAGGTGGTGCAGCCCAAGCAGGAGTCGCAGGTGGTGCAGATCCCGCAGCAGGCCCTGCGCGTGGTCCAGGCCGCCTCTGCCACGCTCCCCACCGTCCCCCAAAAATCCTCCCAGAACTTCCAGATCCAGACGACAGAAACCGCTCCTACCCAG GTCTACTTCAAAACGCCGTCGGGTGAGCTGCAGACAGTGCTGGTCCAGGAAGCCCCAGCCATGACGGTGGCTCCGTCTGGGACCTCTTGCAGCAGCCCCGTGTCCCGCAACTCCGGCACGGggagcggcagcagcagcaccagcagcagcagcaagaaaccAGCCACGCGTAAGGAACGCACCCTGCCAAAGATCGCTCCCGCCGGAGGCATCATCAGCTTGAACGCGGCTCAGCTGGCGGCCGCGGCGCAGGCCATGCAGACCATCAACATCAACGGCGTGCAAGTCCAGGGCGTGCCCGTCACCATCACCAACACCGGAG ggcagcagcagctgacgGTGCAGAACGTATCCGGCAACAACCTGACCATCAGCGGCCTAAGCCCGACTCAGATCCAACTCCAGATGGAGCAAGCGCTGTCCGGAGAGATTCAACCCGGGGAGAAGAGGCGGCGGATGGCCTGTACCTGCCCCAACTGCAAGGACGGGGAGAAGAG GCCGGGCGACCCAGGGAAGAAGAAGCACATCTGTCACATCCCCGAGTGCGGCAGGACCTTCCGTAAGACCTCGCTGCTGCGCGCTCACGTGCGCTTGCACACGGGCGAGCGCCCTTTCGTCTGCAACTGGGTCTTCTGCGGGAAGCGCTTCACACGCAGCGACGAGCTGCAGCGGCACGCTCGCACGCACACAG GTGACAAGCGATTCGAGTGCGCACAGTGCCAGAAACGCTTCATGCGGAGCGACCACCTGACGAAGCACTACAAAACCCACCTCGTCACCAAGAACTTGTag